A part of Pectobacterium cacticida genomic DNA contains:
- the nagB gene encoding glucosamine-6-phosphate deaminase, giving the protein MRLIPLTTAADVGKWAARHIVERITSFKPTADRPFVLGLPTGSSPLEAYKSLVAMHQAGLVSFKHVVTFNMDEYVGLPPDHPESYHTFMYQNFFNHVDIPRENINLLNGNAEDTTAECRRYEEKIKSYGKIHLFMGGVGNDGHIAFNEPASSLASRTRIKTLTEETRIANSRFFGGDVSQVPKFALTVGVGTLLDAEEVMILVTGRNKALALQAAVEGNVNHMWTISCLQLHAKAIMVCDEPSTMELKVKTVKYFRELETESMKNL; this is encoded by the coding sequence ATGAGACTCATTCCATTAACTACCGCCGCCGACGTGGGGAAATGGGCCGCCCGTCATATCGTCGAGAGAATTACGTCTTTCAAGCCTACGGCCGACCGCCCTTTCGTCCTGGGGTTGCCGACAGGAAGTTCACCGCTGGAAGCCTATAAATCTCTGGTCGCCATGCATCAGGCTGGTCTGGTGAGCTTCAAACATGTGGTCACTTTCAATATGGATGAATACGTCGGCCTGCCGCCCGATCATCCAGAAAGCTATCATACTTTCATGTATCAGAATTTTTTCAACCACGTTGATATTCCGCGTGAAAACATTAACCTGTTGAATGGAAACGCAGAAGACACCACAGCAGAATGTCGTCGCTATGAAGAGAAAATAAAGTCCTACGGGAAAATCCATCTTTTCATGGGGGGGGTAGGCAATGATGGGCATATCGCCTTCAATGAGCCCGCCTCATCTCTGGCCTCCCGCACCCGCATTAAAACGTTAACGGAAGAAACCCGCATCGCGAACTCTCGTTTCTTTGGCGGGGACGTCAGTCAGGTGCCTAAATTTGCCCTCACCGTGGGCGTCGGTACGCTACTGGATGCCGAAGAAGTAATGATTCTGGTGACCGGTCGCAATAAAGCATTAGCGTTACAGGCTGCGGTAGAGGGTAACGTCAACCATATGTGGACTATCAGTTGTCTGCAACTTCATGCTAAAGCCATCATGGTGTGCGATGAGCCTTCGACGATGGAATTGAAAGTAAAGACTGTCAAATATTTCCGTGAGTTAGAAACGGAAAGTATGAAAAACCTCTAA
- the asnB gene encoding asparagine synthase B → MCSIFGVLDLKSDPAELRKKALELSRLMRHRGPDWSGVYASDKAILAHERLSIVDVNTGAQPLYNAARTHILAVNGEIYNHQALRQQYGDRYSFQTGSDCEVILALYQEKGPAFLDELRGMFAFVLYDSEKDAYLIGRDHLGIIPLYMGYDEHGNFYVSSEMKALVPVCRTIKEFPAGSYLWSQDGEIREYYHRDWFDYDAVKDNETDKDALREALEEAVKSHLMSDVPYGVLLSGGLDSSIISAITKKYAARRVEDDARSEAWWPQLHSFAVGLEGAPDLKAAQEVADHLGTVHHEIHFTVQEGLDAIRDVIYHIETYDVTTIRASTPMYLMSRKIKAMGIKMVLSGEGSDEVFGGYLYFHKAPNAKELHEETVRKLLALHQYDCARANKAMSAWGVEARVPFLDKNFLDVAMRINPRDKMCGNGKMEKHILRECFESYLPHSVAWRQKEQFSDGVGYSWIDTLKEVAAKQISDQQLETAHFRFPYNTPGSKEAYLYREIFEELFPVPSAAECVPGGPSVACSSAKAIEWDESFKKMDDPSGRAVGVHQSAYQ, encoded by the coding sequence ATGTGTTCTATTTTTGGGGTGCTTGATCTGAAAAGCGATCCGGCTGAACTGCGTAAGAAAGCACTGGAATTATCTCGTTTAATGCGTCATCGCGGGCCAGATTGGTCCGGCGTTTATGCCAGCGATAAAGCCATCCTGGCCCACGAACGTCTATCTATCGTTGATGTCAACACCGGCGCTCAACCCCTCTACAATGCGGCGCGCACCCACATTCTCGCCGTTAACGGCGAGATTTATAACCATCAGGCATTACGCCAACAATATGGCGACCGTTATAGCTTTCAGACAGGTTCAGACTGTGAAGTCATCCTCGCGCTATATCAGGAGAAAGGCCCGGCCTTTTTGGATGAACTGCGAGGTATGTTTGCTTTTGTCCTGTACGACAGTGAAAAGGACGCCTACCTGATTGGTCGCGACCATCTCGGCATCATTCCGTTGTACATGGGCTACGATGAGCACGGTAACTTCTACGTCTCTTCTGAAATGAAGGCACTGGTGCCGGTTTGCCGCACGATTAAAGAATTCCCGGCTGGCAGCTATCTATGGAGTCAAGACGGCGAAATTCGCGAATATTATCACCGCGATTGGTTTGATTACGACGCAGTCAAAGACAATGAAACGGATAAAGACGCACTGCGTGAAGCGCTGGAAGAAGCCGTAAAAAGTCACCTGATGTCCGATGTTCCTTACGGCGTGTTGCTCTCTGGCGGCTTAGATTCTTCCATTATCTCTGCGATTACCAAAAAATATGCGGCTCGTCGTGTAGAAGACGACGCCCGTAGCGAAGCCTGGTGGCCTCAGTTGCACTCTTTTGCCGTCGGACTGGAAGGTGCGCCGGATTTGAAAGCAGCGCAGGAAGTCGCTGACCATTTGGGCACCGTACACCACGAAATTCACTTCACCGTACAGGAAGGGCTGGATGCGATCCGCGACGTGATCTATCACATCGAAACCTACGATGTCACCACTATCCGCGCCTCAACGCCCATGTACCTGATGTCACGGAAAATCAAAGCAATGGGCATTAAAATGGTGCTCTCCGGCGAAGGTTCTGATGAAGTGTTCGGCGGATATCTTTATTTCCATAAGGCGCCAAACGCCAAAGAGTTGCATGAAGAGACGGTACGTAAACTGCTGGCGCTCCATCAGTATGACTGCGCACGCGCGAACAAAGCAATGTCGGCCTGGGGCGTAGAGGCGCGCGTGCCATTTCTGGACAAAAACTTCCTCGATGTCGCCATGCGTATTAACCCACGTGACAAAATGTGTGGTAACGGCAAGATGGAAAAACATATCTTGCGTGAATGCTTTGAATCCTATCTGCCGCATAGTGTTGCATGGCGCCAGAAAGAACAATTCTCTGACGGCGTTGGCTACAGCTGGATCGACACGCTGAAAGAAGTGGCTGCTAAACAGATTAGCGATCAACAATTAGAAACGGCACACTTCCGTTTCCCGTATAACACGCCCGGCTCAAAAGAAGCCTATCTGTATCGCGAGATCTTCGAAGAGTTGTTCCCGGTCCCTAGCGCTGCGGAATGTGTACCCGGCGGCCCGTCAGTCGCCTGTTCGTCAGCGAAAGCCATCGAGTGGGATGAATCTTTCAAAAAAATGGATGACCCTTCAGGCCGGGCGGTTGGTGTACACCAATCTGCCTACCAATAA
- the ubiF gene encoding 3-demethoxyubiquinol 3-hydroxylase, whose product MSVDVIVVGGGMVGAAAALGLAQQGFQVAVVEQDIPLPFDSASRPDLRVSAIGYASVALLQKLGVWQRVQRMRSAPYRRLETWEWANARVVFDAADIQLSELGFMVENRVLQLALWEALQEEQRCRCYCPATPQSLHRSNDGWHLQLADGQKLTAPLVIGADGANSQVRQWAGIGINGWQYHQSCMLIGVETSQPQQDVTWQQFTPSGPRAFLPLFDRWGTLVWYDSPSRVRQLQAMSLAQLDKEIVAAFPDRLGPVNAYAAGAFPLVRRHAQTYIKPGLALLGDAAHTINPLAGQGVNLGYRDVEALLDVLNNARNAGEAWETESVLRRYQRRRRPDNLMMQSGMDLFYSAFSNDLPPLRIARNMALMMAQRAGVLKQHALKYAIGV is encoded by the coding sequence ATGAGTGTCGATGTAATCGTGGTGGGCGGCGGAATGGTGGGCGCTGCAGCGGCGCTTGGGCTGGCACAACAAGGATTTCAGGTTGCCGTCGTTGAGCAGGATATACCTTTGCCGTTCGATAGCGCCAGTCGGCCAGACCTCCGGGTTTCGGCGATTGGCTATGCATCGGTGGCGTTGTTGCAAAAATTAGGCGTATGGCAACGAGTGCAGCGGATGCGTAGCGCGCCTTACCGTCGCCTGGAAACCTGGGAGTGGGCGAATGCCAGAGTGGTCTTTGATGCTGCCGATATCCAGTTGTCCGAGCTGGGTTTTATGGTGGAAAATCGCGTGCTGCAATTGGCGCTCTGGGAAGCTCTGCAGGAGGAGCAGCGTTGCCGCTGTTATTGCCCGGCTACACCGCAAAGCCTGCACCGCTCGAACGATGGTTGGCATCTACAGCTCGCAGACGGGCAAAAATTAACGGCTCCGCTAGTAATTGGCGCCGACGGCGCGAACTCTCAGGTTCGCCAATGGGCTGGAATTGGTATTAATGGTTGGCAATACCATCAATCATGTATGTTGATCGGTGTTGAAACATCTCAACCCCAGCAAGATGTGACCTGGCAGCAGTTTACGCCAAGCGGTCCACGGGCGTTTTTACCGCTCTTTGACAGATGGGGAACGCTGGTATGGTACGACAGTCCGTCGCGTGTGCGTCAACTTCAAGCGATGTCGCTTGCCCAGCTTGATAAGGAAATCGTGGCGGCGTTTCCCGATCGATTGGGGCCAGTTAATGCCTATGCTGCAGGCGCATTTCCATTGGTCCGACGCCATGCGCAAACCTATATTAAACCTGGATTGGCGCTTTTAGGGGATGCTGCGCACACTATCAACCCACTGGCGGGGCAGGGGGTTAATCTGGGCTATCGCGATGTCGAGGCATTACTGGATGTGCTGAATAATGCGCGTAACGCGGGAGAAGCGTGGGAGACTGAGAGTGTATTGCGCCGTTATCAGCGTCGTCGCAGGCCAGATAATCTGATGATGCAAAGTGGGATGGATCTTTTTTATAGCGCCTTTAGTAACGATTTGCCGCCGCTACGCATTGCACGCAATATGGCGTTGATGATGGCGCAGCGCGCTGGTGTATTGAAACAGCACGCATTGAAATATGCCATTGGCGTTTAA
- the nagE gene encoding N-acetylglucosamine-specific PTS transporter subunit IIBC produces the protein MSILNYLQKVGRALMVPVATLPAAAILMGIGYWIDPVGWGSENALAALLIKSGEAIIGHMAVLFAVGVAYGMSKDKDGAAALTGFVGYLVLTTLCSPAVIAMIQRIPVEQVPAAFGKIENQFIGILVGVMSAELYNRFSQVELPKALSFFSGRRLVPILVSFLMILVAFILMYVWPVIYNALVSFGEHIQQLGSVGAGVYAFFNRLLIPVGLHHALNSVFWFDVAGINDIPNFLAGQQSIDSGKAVVGITGRYQAGFFPIMMFGLPGAALAIYHCARPENKSKVAGIMLAAGFASFFTGITEPLEFSFMFVAPVLYFLHALLTGFSVFVAASMHWIAGFGFSAGLVDMVLSSRNPLATEWYMLILQGLVFFVIYYVVFRFTIMRFNLLTPGRELAVSGSEADGYDKNTAPASEKSGDTTALARGYLQALGGKSNLIAIDACITRLRLNVADASLVDDEQARRLGAAGVIRLNKQSIQIVVGTQAEAIATALKAEYNSVS, from the coding sequence GTGAGTATTCTAAATTATTTACAAAAAGTCGGCCGGGCACTGATGGTGCCCGTCGCGACGCTGCCTGCTGCCGCTATCCTGATGGGGATAGGTTATTGGATCGATCCGGTTGGCTGGGGAAGCGAGAATGCGTTGGCGGCACTTCTCATTAAGTCGGGCGAGGCGATTATCGGGCACATGGCGGTGCTGTTCGCGGTCGGTGTCGCTTACGGCATGTCGAAAGATAAAGATGGGGCGGCGGCATTGACCGGTTTTGTCGGCTATCTGGTGCTGACTACGCTGTGTTCACCGGCCGTTATCGCCATGATCCAACGGATCCCCGTTGAGCAAGTGCCTGCGGCATTTGGTAAGATTGAAAACCAGTTCATCGGGATCCTGGTCGGTGTGATGTCCGCTGAACTGTATAACCGCTTTAGTCAGGTTGAATTGCCTAAGGCGCTGTCATTCTTCAGCGGACGTCGCTTAGTTCCTATTCTGGTTTCTTTCCTGATGATCCTGGTGGCGTTCATTTTAATGTACGTCTGGCCGGTGATTTACAATGCGCTGGTGTCGTTTGGCGAACATATCCAACAACTGGGATCGGTAGGTGCTGGGGTTTATGCCTTCTTTAACCGCTTGCTGATTCCTGTTGGGCTGCATCACGCACTGAACTCCGTGTTCTGGTTTGACGTTGCGGGTATCAACGATATTCCTAACTTCCTGGCTGGCCAGCAATCTATTGATTCAGGGAAAGCTGTGGTGGGGATCACCGGGCGTTATCAGGCTGGCTTCTTCCCGATTATGATGTTCGGTCTGCCGGGAGCGGCGCTGGCGATCTATCACTGTGCCCGTCCTGAGAACAAAAGCAAAGTAGCCGGAATTATGCTGGCGGCGGGATTTGCGTCTTTTTTCACTGGGATCACCGAACCACTGGAATTTTCATTCATGTTCGTGGCACCGGTGCTGTATTTCCTGCATGCGTTGCTGACCGGTTTTTCCGTCTTCGTCGCGGCTAGTATGCACTGGATTGCCGGTTTTGGCTTTAGTGCGGGTTTAGTGGATATGGTGCTGTCTTCGCGTAATCCGTTGGCTACCGAGTGGTACATGCTAATACTTCAGGGGCTGGTATTCTTCGTTATTTACTATGTGGTGTTTCGCTTTACCATCATGCGCTTCAATCTGTTAACGCCGGGACGTGAGCTGGCTGTGAGCGGTAGCGAAGCGGATGGATATGATAAGAATACCGCGCCTGCGAGTGAGAAATCAGGCGATACCACGGCGTTAGCGCGAGGATATTTGCAGGCATTGGGTGGAAAATCCAATCTGATAGCTATCGATGCGTGTATTACACGTCTACGTCTAAATGTGGCCGATGCGTCTCTGGTTGATGATGAGCAGGCTAGGCGTCTCGGCGCGGCTGGGGTTATCCGTTTGAATAAGCAAAGCATACAGATTGTTGTGGGCACACAGGCTGAAGCGATAGCAACCGCGTTGAAAGCGGAATATAACAGCGTTTCGTAG
- the fldA gene encoding flavodoxin FldA, with product MALIGIFFGSDTGNTENIAKTIQQQLGSNVADVHDIAKSSKEDLEGYDILLLGIPTWYYGEAQCDWDDFFPTLEEIDFTGKLVAIFGCGDQEDYAEYFCDAMGTLRDIIEPRGATIVGHWPTEGYYFEASKGLADDNHFIGLAIDEDRQPELTQERVTAWVDQISNELNLKDLIG from the coding sequence ATGGCACTCATCGGAATATTCTTTGGCAGCGATACTGGCAACACGGAAAACATCGCCAAAACGATACAACAACAATTAGGCTCCAACGTTGCTGATGTCCATGACATCGCCAAAAGCAGTAAAGAAGATCTTGAAGGTTACGATATCCTGCTGTTAGGTATTCCAACCTGGTATTATGGCGAAGCGCAATGTGACTGGGATGATTTTTTCCCGACATTAGAAGAAATTGATTTCACTGGAAAGCTGGTCGCAATCTTTGGCTGTGGCGATCAGGAAGACTATGCAGAATACTTCTGCGATGCCATGGGCACCCTCCGCGACATTATTGAACCACGCGGTGCGACGATTGTCGGTCACTGGCCAACAGAGGGCTATTATTTTGAAGCCTCTAAGGGGCTTGCTGATGATAATCACTTCATTGGCCTGGCCATTGATGAAGACCGCCAGCCTGAACTGACTCAAGAGCGCGTGACCGCTTGGGTCGATCAAATTAGCAACGAGCTTAATTTGAAAGACTTAATTGGCTAA
- the nagC gene encoding DNA-binding transcriptional regulator NagC gives MTTGEQAQIGNVDLVKQLNSAVVYRLIDQHGPISRIQIAEQSQLAPASVTKITRQLLERGLIKEVDQQASTGGRRAISIITENRLFQTIAVRLGRYDATIALYDLQGKALEEAHYALQENTQDTLESALFQAISDFIAHHQHRIRELIAISVVLPGLVDPQAGIVRYMPHISVNNWQLVDNLQRQFTITSFIGHDIRSLALAEHYFGATRDSQDSILVRVHRGTGAGILVNGKIFLGSNGNVGEIGHIQIDPLGNRCHCGNFGCLETVVSNTAIEQRTHHLLRQGYPSKLSVDDVTITAICKAANRGDPLAQEVIEHAGITLGKALSIAINLFNPQKVVIAGEITQAEKTLTPAIQRCINTQVLKEFRHNLPIVTSSLNHLSAIGAFALAKRAMLNGVLLQQLLEHT, from the coding sequence ATGACCACTGGCGAACAGGCGCAGATAGGGAATGTCGATTTAGTTAAACAATTAAACAGCGCGGTAGTATATCGCCTGATTGACCAGCATGGCCCGATCTCGCGCATTCAAATCGCAGAACAGAGCCAACTTGCCCCCGCCAGCGTCACGAAAATTACTCGTCAACTTCTGGAGCGCGGTCTGATCAAAGAAGTCGATCAGCAAGCGTCTACCGGCGGTCGGCGCGCCATTTCCATTATTACGGAAAATCGCCTTTTTCAAACGATAGCCGTGCGCCTTGGCCGCTACGATGCCACTATCGCGCTGTACGATCTACAGGGTAAGGCGCTGGAAGAAGCACATTACGCATTACAAGAAAACACACAAGACACGCTGGAATCGGCCCTATTCCAGGCTATTAGCGATTTCATCGCTCATCATCAGCACCGCATTCGCGAACTCATTGCAATTTCTGTTGTGCTGCCGGGATTGGTTGATCCGCAGGCTGGTATTGTTCGCTATATGCCGCACATTAGCGTGAATAACTGGCAACTGGTAGATAACTTGCAACGTCAATTTACTATCACGAGTTTTATCGGCCATGACATCCGCAGTTTAGCACTGGCGGAGCACTATTTCGGCGCTACCCGTGACTCACAGGATTCCATTCTGGTTCGTGTTCATCGGGGCACGGGAGCTGGCATCCTGGTAAACGGCAAAATTTTCCTCGGCAGTAATGGCAATGTGGGTGAAATTGGCCATATTCAGATCGATCCTCTTGGTAACCGCTGTCACTGCGGCAATTTTGGTTGTTTAGAAACTGTCGTATCCAATACGGCTATTGAACAGCGAACACATCACCTACTGCGTCAGGGCTACCCCAGCAAGCTTTCTGTTGATGACGTTACAATTACGGCCATTTGTAAGGCAGCGAATCGTGGCGATCCTCTGGCGCAGGAGGTGATTGAACACGCGGGAATCACTCTCGGCAAGGCGCTCTCTATCGCCATCAATCTGTTCAATCCGCAAAAGGTGGTGATTGCCGGAGAAATTACTCAAGCAGAAAAAACACTCACGCCTGCGATCCAACGTTGTATCAATACGCAGGTGTTAAAAGAATTTCGTCATAACCTGCCGATTGTCACATCCAGTCTTAATCATCTTTCCGCTATTGGCGCATTTGCACTGGCTAAACGGGCCATGTTAAATGGCGTTTTACTGCAACAGTTGCTTGAACACACGTAA
- the nagA gene encoding N-acetylglucosamine-6-phosphate deacetylase, whose protein sequence is MYALTHSRIFTGHQILDNHAVVIADGLIERVCPLAELPTGMVQHNLSGAFLAPGFIDLQLNGCGGVQFNDSLDAISVKTLEIMQQANQRSGCTSFLPTLITSSDACIKHGINVMKAWLLQNEHQALGLHLEGPWLNAIKKGTHDLHFIRKPTRELVDFLCANADAITKITLAPEEVDPSVIHQLTAAGIIVSAGHSNATWAQAKRGFAAGIRFATHLFNAMPPLTGREPGLVGAVYDAPEVYCGIIADGRHVDWANIRNSKRIKGDKLVLVTDATAPAGADIDQFIFAGKTIYYRDGICVDEHGTLSGSALTMIDAIHNSVKYAGIALDEAIRMATLYPARAIGVDKQLGSIESGKVANLTAFDRDYRIVKTFVNGNPVWG, encoded by the coding sequence ATGTACGCGTTAACCCACAGCCGGATTTTCACCGGTCATCAGATTCTGGACAATCACGCCGTTGTGATTGCCGATGGGCTAATCGAGCGAGTTTGCCCGCTTGCCGAATTGCCTACAGGCATGGTTCAACATAATCTCAGCGGCGCGTTTCTCGCACCGGGATTTATCGATCTTCAATTGAATGGATGCGGCGGCGTGCAGTTCAACGACTCATTGGACGCCATTTCCGTTAAAACGTTGGAAATCATGCAACAGGCAAACCAGCGTTCAGGCTGTACCAGTTTCTTACCCACGCTAATTACCTCCAGCGACGCGTGTATAAAACACGGCATTAACGTCATGAAAGCGTGGTTATTGCAAAATGAGCATCAAGCGCTAGGGCTACACCTTGAGGGGCCGTGGCTAAACGCGATTAAGAAAGGCACGCACGACCTCCATTTTATCCGCAAGCCAACGCGGGAACTCGTCGACTTTCTCTGTGCCAATGCGGATGCCATTACAAAAATCACGCTCGCACCGGAAGAAGTCGATCCGTCGGTTATCCACCAACTGACGGCGGCAGGTATTATCGTCTCCGCCGGGCATTCCAACGCTACCTGGGCACAGGCAAAACGCGGCTTCGCTGCCGGTATTCGTTTTGCGACTCACTTGTTCAACGCCATGCCGCCACTGACTGGACGTGAGCCTGGTCTGGTTGGCGCGGTTTACGATGCTCCGGAAGTCTATTGCGGTATTATTGCGGATGGGCGACATGTCGACTGGGCCAATATTCGCAATAGCAAGCGGATCAAGGGCGATAAACTCGTGCTGGTTACTGACGCGACGGCACCTGCGGGCGCAGATATTGACCAGTTCATTTTTGCCGGGAAAACCATATACTACCGCGATGGCATTTGCGTCGATGAACATGGCACCCTAAGTGGTTCTGCGTTGACAATGATCGATGCCATACACAACAGCGTCAAATACGCAGGGATCGCACTGGATGAAGCCATCCGAATGGCGACGCTTTATCCCGCTCGCGCCATTGGCGTCGATAAGCAATTAGGCAGTATTGAAAGCGGTAAAGTGGCAAACCTGACCGCCTTTGACCGTGATTATCGCATTGTCAAGACGTTTGTTAACGGTAACCCTGTTTGGGGATAG
- the fur gene encoding ferric iron uptake transcriptional regulator, with product MTDNNTALKRAGLKVTLPRLKILEVLQDPICHHVSAEDLYKKLIDMGEEIGLATVYRVLNQFDDAGIVTRHNFEGGKSVFELTQQHHHDHLICLDCGKVIEFRDEYIEARQRAIAERHGIKLTNHSLYLYGHCSEGDCQEDETLHDDKSTT from the coding sequence ATGACTGACAATAATACCGCATTAAAGAGGGCTGGCCTGAAAGTCACTCTTCCACGATTAAAAATACTGGAAGTGCTACAGGACCCCATCTGCCATCACGTCAGTGCGGAAGATCTTTATAAGAAACTGATTGATATGGGCGAAGAGATTGGCCTTGCCACCGTCTATCGCGTACTCAACCAATTTGATGATGCCGGTATTGTTACACGCCATAATTTTGAAGGCGGTAAATCCGTTTTTGAGCTGACGCAGCAGCATCATCACGATCACCTGATTTGCCTCGATTGCGGAAAAGTCATTGAGTTTCGTGATGAGTACATTGAAGCCCGTCAACGCGCCATTGCGGAACGGCATGGCATTAAGCTGACCAACCACAGTTTGTATCTCTATGGCCATTGTAGTGAAGGTGATTGCCAAGAGGATGAAACCCTTCATGACGATAAATCGACCACCTAA
- the glnS gene encoding glutamine--tRNA ligase has product MSEAEARPTNFIRQIIDEDLASGKHDHIQTRFPPEPNGYLHIGHAKSICLNFGIARDYNGKCNLRFDDTNPVKEDIEYVESIKRDVKWLGFSWSGDVRYSSDYFDQLHAYAVELIGKGLAYVDELTPEQIREYRGTLTQPGKNSPYRDRSVQENLALFEKMRNGGFAEGTACLRAKIDMASSFIVMRDPVLYRIKFAEHHQTGNKWCIYPMYDFTHCISDALEGVTHSLCTLEFQDNRRLYDWVLDNITIPCHPRQYEFSRLNLEYAIMSKRKLNLLVSEKIVEGWDDPRMPTISGLRRRGYSASSIREFCARIGVTKQDNIVEMAALESCVRDDLNENAPRAMAVLDPVKVVIENLPVGHEEFVTMPNHPNKPEMGSRSVAFSREVYIDRADFREEANKQYKRLVLGKEVRLRYAYVIKAERIEKDEQGMITTIYCRYDADTLSKDPADGRKVKGVIHWVSAAHALPAQFRLYDRLFSVANPGAADDFLSTINPDSLKITQGFVEASLAQAEAEKAYQFEREGYFCADRVHSSVEHLVFNRTVGLRDTWVG; this is encoded by the coding sequence ATGAGTGAGGCTGAAGCCCGCCCAACCAACTTTATCCGCCAGATTATCGATGAAGATCTGGCATCCGGTAAGCATGACCATATTCAGACGCGATTCCCGCCAGAGCCGAATGGCTATCTGCATATCGGGCATGCGAAGTCTATTTGCCTGAATTTTGGTATCGCCCGCGATTATAACGGGAAATGTAACCTGCGTTTTGACGACACTAACCCGGTTAAAGAAGATATCGAATACGTTGAGTCCATCAAACGTGATGTTAAGTGGCTGGGTTTTTCCTGGAGTGGTGACGTCCGTTATTCCTCAGATTATTTCGATCAATTGCATGCGTATGCGGTTGAACTGATCGGTAAGGGACTGGCATACGTTGATGAACTGACGCCGGAGCAGATTCGCGAGTACCGTGGCACGTTAACGCAGCCGGGTAAAAACAGCCCTTATCGCGATCGCTCTGTACAGGAAAATCTGGCGCTCTTTGAAAAGATGCGCAACGGTGGTTTTGCCGAAGGAACCGCCTGTCTGCGTGCCAAGATCGATATGGCATCGTCCTTTATCGTGATGCGCGACCCGGTGTTGTACCGGATTAAATTTGCCGAGCATCACCAGACGGGCAACAAGTGGTGCATCTATCCGATGTATGACTTTACTCACTGTATTTCCGATGCCCTGGAAGGGGTCACGCACTCGTTGTGTACGCTGGAATTCCAGGATAACCGCCGTTTGTATGATTGGGTTCTGGACAATATCACTATCCCTTGCCATCCACGGCAGTATGAGTTTTCTCGGCTCAATCTTGAATATGCGATTATGTCGAAGCGTAAACTGAATCTGCTGGTGTCGGAAAAAATTGTTGAAGGTTGGGACGATCCGCGTATGCCGACCATTTCTGGTTTGCGCCGCCGTGGGTATAGCGCGTCTTCAATTCGTGAGTTTTGTGCCCGCATCGGTGTTACAAAGCAAGATAACATCGTGGAAATGGCGGCGCTTGAATCGTGTGTCCGCGACGATCTGAATGAAAACGCCCCACGTGCGATGGCGGTGCTGGACCCGGTCAAAGTGGTCATCGAGAATCTCCCTGTCGGACACGAAGAGTTTGTTACGATGCCAAATCATCCTAATAAACCTGAAATGGGGTCGCGGTCGGTCGCGTTCAGCCGTGAAGTTTATATCGATCGGGCGGATTTCCGAGAGGAAGCCAACAAGCAGTACAAACGACTAGTGCTGGGTAAAGAAGTGCGTCTGCGCTATGCCTACGTCATTAAAGCTGAGCGTATTGAAAAAGATGAGCAAGGCATGATTACCACCATCTATTGTCGTTATGATGCGGATACCTTGAGTAAAGATCCTGCTGATGGACGTAAAGTGAAAGGGGTTATTCATTGGGTTTCTGCGGCGCATGCGTTGCCAGCCCAGTTCCGTTTGTACGATCGTTTATTCAGTGTTGCCAACCCAGGCGCGGCGGACGATTTTCTGTCGACGATTAATCCAGATTCGTTAAAAATTACGCAGGGTTTTGTAGAAGCGAGTTTGGCACAAGCCGAAGCAGAGAAAGCGTATCAGTTTGAGCGCGAAGGTTATTTTTGTGCCGATCGGGTTCACTCCAGCGTAGAACACTTGGTGTTTAACCGCACTGTCGGGCTGCGTGATACCTGGGTAGGCTAG